In a single window of the Candidatus Bipolaricaulota bacterium genome:
- a CDS encoding aldo/keto reductase: MEYVRLGNSGLEVSRICLGCMSFGDPNVWIHKWVLNEEESRKIIKRALELGINFFDTANIYSLGISEEILGRAIRDFAKRDEVVIATKVFFKMYDGPNSGGLS; encoded by the coding sequence GTGGAATATGTAAGACTTGGTAATTCGGGTCTTGAAGTATCAAGAATATGTCTTGGATGTATGAGTTTTGGAGATCCCAACGTATGGATCCACAAATGGGTTTTGAATGAAGAAGAAAGCAGAAAGATTATCAAGAGGGCCCTCGAACTTGGAATCAATTTCTTTGATACAGCGAACATCTACTCACTTGGTATAAGCGAAGAAATATTGGGTCGAGCAATAAGAGACTTCGCTAAACGTGATGAAGTAGTTATAGCAACAAAAGTTTTCTTCAAAATGTATGATGGTCCCAATAGTGGAGGACTATCC
- a CDS encoding transposase has product MLYEAKAKVLLSFNIGGFNEAKEAEYLLEDIEGSIVLGDRGYWVMKLIEKMKEKRFNLYVRPRGKGGKRYLEGELRRYMYLKRWEIEWFVERLKLKVKLASVNKKTLTSQITYMLLGMQLTILIETLIQFPKLFRLLVN; this is encoded by the coding sequence ATGTTGTATGAAGCGAAAGCAAAAGTATTGTTGAGTTTCAATATTGGAGGTTTCAATGAAGCAAAAGAAGCAGAGTATTTGTTGGAAGATATAGAAGGATCGATAGTACTTGGAGATAGGGGATATTGGGTAATGAAATTGATAGAGAAGATGAAAGAAAAGAGATTCAATTTGTATGTGAGGCCAAGGGGAAAGGGAGGAAAGAGGTATTTGGAAGGTGAGTTGAGAAGATATATGTACTTGAAAAGATGGGAGATAGAATGGTTTGTGGAGAGATTAAAGTTGAAGGTGAAATTAGCGAGTGTAAATAAAAAGACTTTGACTTCGCAGATTACATACATGTTACTTGGAATGCAGTTAACAATTTTGATTGAGACTCTTATTCAGTTTCCTAAGCTTTTTAGGTTGCTTGTAAATTAG